A single genomic interval of Camelina sativa cultivar DH55 chromosome 11, Cs, whole genome shotgun sequence harbors:
- the LOC104728721 gene encoding agamous-like MADS-box protein AGL97, whose translation MVKKGGMKRKIEIKPIKKKTSLAPTCNKRREGLFSKAAQLCLLSGAQVAVLATPSSSESNVSFYSFGHSSLDGVVSAFLSGRRPVPVPDPDDDKAMREDVGICLTRQNLGLGFWWNNERLIRSEDPREISDAIDSMWTLLGNLKELRADEASFVNDHDDLKNNEKSDGATQEPDQTLNHHLQSTSPIIRCIPPPLDDQSTCPDDYSLIPDTVFTDDQILPLCESFCVTDNNNNNSFTEVNLDFDQELDIDQLIDFHTDFENSLDNWYTHQENLDQCFPYIS comes from the coding sequence atggtGAAGAAAGGGggaatgaagaggaagatcGAGATAAAGCCGATCAAGAAGAAGACTTCCCTCGCGCCTACTTGCAACAAACGCCGTGAAGGTCTCTTTAGCAAAGCCGCTCAGCTTTGTCTCCTCTCCGGTGCACAAGTCGCCGTCTTAGcgactccttcttcttccgaatCCAACGTCTCCTTCTACTCCTTCGGCCACTCCTCCCTCGATGGCGTTGTCTCTGCTTTTCTCTCGGGACGACGTCCTGTTCCCGTTCCTGATCCCGACGATGACAAAGCCATGAGGGAGGACGTTGGTATCTGCTTGACTCGTCAGAAcctagggttagggttttggtggaACAACGAGAGGCTTATCAGATCGGAGGATCCGCGAGAGATTAGTGACGCAATTGATTCCATGTGGACGTTGTTGGGTAATCTCAAGGAATTGCGTGCGGATGAAGCTTCTTTCGTTAATGATCACGACGACCTGAAGAACAACGAGAAGAGCGACGGCGCAACTCAAGAGCCggatcaaaccctaaatcatcatcttcagtcTACTTCTCCAATAATTCGTTGCATCCCTCCTCCTCTCGATGATCAGTCCACTTGTCCAGATGATTATTCTCTCATACCGGACACGGTCTTCACTGATGATCAGATCCTCCCGCTTTGTGAAAGCTTCTGCGTCacggacaacaacaacaacaactcttttACTGAAGTAAACTTAGATTTCGATCAAGAGCTGGATATTGATCAACTAATTGATTTCCATACTGATTTTGAAAACTCCCTTGATAATTGGTACACTCATCAGGAGAACCTCGATCAGTGTTTTCCATATATCAGCTAA
- the LOC104728722 gene encoding uncharacterized protein LOC104728722, with the protein MVEEEVDSLVDEIQYHYTHPTVPPAPIIRRMHINRDREEGHTRLWNDYFSDNPTYTQAMFRRRFRMNKPLFIRIVNPIENGVSYFRQTRDASGRLGLSALQKCTSAICMMAYGCAADAVDEYLRLAETTAHKCLLHFVEGVINLFGDEYLRRPTTEDLQRLMNIGEHCGFPGMVGSTDCMQWEWKNCLTAWKGQYSRGSGKPTIVLEAVASQDLWIWHAFFGPPGTLNDINVLDRSPVFDHILGAEV; encoded by the coding sequence atggtagaggaggaggTTGATAGTTTAGTGGATGAGATTCAATACCACTACACTCACCCGACAGTACCACCAGCTCCAATAATCCGAAGAATGCACATTAATAGAGACCGCGAAGAAGGCCACACTCGgttatggaatgattattttagtgataatccAACTTATACTCAAGCTATGTTCCGCCGTCGCTTTAGAATGAATAAACCATTGTTCATTCGTATTGTTAATCCTATTGAGAATGGAGTCTCATACTTTAGACAAACGCGAGATGCTTCTGGAAGGCTCGGTCTTTctgcacttcaaaaatgtacgTCAGCTATCTGTATGATGGCATACGGATGTGCGGCAGATGCGGTGGATGAATATTTACGACTCGCTGAAACAACCGCCCACAAATGCCTTCTACATTTTGTTGAGGGAGTTATAAATCTGTTTGGAGACGAGTATCTCAGAAGACCTACAACGGAAGACCTCCAACGATTGATGAATATTGGAGAACATTGCGGTTTCCCCGGAATGGTAGGGAGCACAGATTGTATGCagtgggagtggaagaattgtctcACTGCGTGGAAAGGACAATATTCACGTGGATCTGGAAAACCGACAATCGTACTAGAGGCTGTGGCATcacaagatttatggatttggcacgcattttttggacCACCAGGtacgttaaatgatatcaatgttttggacCGCTCACCGGTGTTTGATCATATCCTAGGGGCCGAGGTCTGA
- the LOC104728723 gene encoding glutathione S-transferase T3-like encodes MDPRNLNRFPHTCFVDLMNSQKDSNSSDNPILPNTSSSQSVHFNSTFSFQPVHFTSTFSSQPVHFSPGFSSMPLHFSPSSDSEDCIELTVDENEEDGGRGIRKRWIAEEDVNLISAWLNTSNDPVVSNEQQLQSFWKRVADYYKANDRSSGSIARGPSQCKARWNKINHSVNKFVGCYAQASSSRKSGESKDDVLSMAYELFKNDMDKPFLLGHCWRELKHDQKWITEECSHRRTKLTSEGAYSPGECNDGAKMRPPRVKASKRKGKKPKVIVDVKDGFVAKLDKIIAIKEQEQAAKERHAKMRLLDSLINKGELTPAKVTLRDKLIGQMVTNI; translated from the coding sequence ATGGATCCTAGAAACCTTAATCGTTTTCCACatacatgttttgttgatcTTATGAATTCTCAAAAAGACTCCAACAGTTCTGATAATCCGATTCTTCCAAATACATCCTCTTCTCAGTCTGTCCACTTTAACTCTACCTTCTCTTTTCAGCCTGTCCACTTTACCTCTACCTTCTCTTCTCAACCTGTACACTTTAGTCCTGGATTCTCTTCTATGCCACTTCACTTTAGCCCATCATCTGACTCTGAAGACTGTATCGAGTTAACAGTtgatgagaatgaagaagacgGAGGAAGAGGAATTAGAAAGCGGTGGATTGCAGAGGAGGATGTCAATCTCATAAGCGCTTGGTTAAACACAAGCAATGATCCAGTTGTAAGTAATGAGCAGCAGCTTCAAAGTTTCTGGAAGAGGGTTGCTGACTACTACAAAGCAAACGATCGCTCATCTGGTTCAATAGCAAGAGGGCCTTCACAATGTAAGGCTAGGTGGAACAAGATAAATCACTCGGTCAATAAGTTTGTGGGGTGTTACGCACAAGCGAGTTCAAGTAGAAAGAGTGGAGAATCAAAAGATGACGTATTGAGCATGGCGTATGAGCTTTTCAAGAACGACATGGACAAGCCATTTCTGCTAGGACATTGCTGGAGGGAATTGAAgcatgatcagaaatggatcaCGGAGGAGTGTAGCCATAGGCGGACTAAACTCACTTCAGAAGGAGCATACTCACCCGGAGAGTGCAATGATGGAGCTAAGATGAGGCCTCCGCGGGTTAAAGCTTCTAAGAGAAAAGGGAAGAAACCGAAAGTGATTGTTGATGTGAAGGATGGTTTTGTGGCTAAGTTAGATAAGATCATAGCAATAAAGGAGCAAGAACAAGCCGCTAAGGAGAGACATGCCAAAATGAGATTGCTAGACAGCCTTATTAACAAGGGTGAACTAACACCCGCTAAAGTTACACTTAGGGACAAACTCATAGGCCAGATGGTGACAAACATCTAG
- the LOC104728720 gene encoding universal stress protein A-like protein, with amino-acid sequence MVVVGVDDSAHSYHALETALDLFFIPFKANPQFKLVVVHARPTATSFLEVAGPETVDIIPMVEQDLNKTAELVKKKCAEVCSAKSVEIASSEVIEGDPRNIMLEAVERHHACVLVLGSHGYGAVKRVFLGSVSDYLAHHAHCSVMIVKKPKAKPTSTEQH; translated from the coding sequence ATGGTGGTCGTAGGAGTAGATGATTCAGCACATAGCTACCATGCACTCGAGACGGCTCTCGATCTCTTCTTCATACCTTTCAAGGCCAACCCACAATTTAAACTTGTCGTTGTTCACGCCCGACCAACAGCGACCTCCTTCCTCGAGGTTGCTGGTCCCGAAACGGTAGATATAATACCAATGGTGGAACAAGATTTGAACAAGACTGCTGAACTGGTTAAGAAGAAGTGCGCCGAAGTATGCTCGGCTAAATCCGTTGAGATCGCGTCTTCGGAGGTGATTGAAGGAGATCCGAGGAATATAATGTTGGAAGCCGTGGAGAGACATCATGCATGTGTTCTTGTCCTTGGTAGCCATGGTTATGGAGCTGTCAAGAGGGTGTTTTTGGGGAGCGTAAGTGACTATTTAGCTCATCACGCACATTGCTCCGTGATGATCGTCAAGAAGCCTAAGGCTAAACCTACTTCTACTGAACAACACTAA